From Pseudoalteromonas sp. R3, one genomic window encodes:
- a CDS encoding non-ribosomal peptide synthetase produces the protein MTASTLSRAEKLARLKQLQQQKAGLALLGLSDKQQRFWFSHQLDATSGMNNIFRAYRFAGRPDTAALQQAIAAVMQQHPALTSKFVMVKDEPRQFSQPLEKVPFEQVPVNSASEMKHAIEAEAKVPFELSRQYPCRFRLFHNTEAADEYVLTLCFHHIALDGYSVVMVERAIMALYSGAISVPTEPAYTLTQLLATQSGDRSAMEQYWLSRLADTEHTLSLALNPASPEQDLQQGSYVNFSFDNALSKQITTCCQQLAITPCVFFLAAYQLLLHKLTGQHNFIVGMPELARTNQQQRAMVGNFANTLLIPAGVSPDTPVSAFISRLQQHFYQDLQCNQVTVERLVDLLGADRDSGTNPLFQVMFSFNNLGSGTPSNSEKAPIWQPYPVQRHYSKLDVTLEIQQASDTFSGYFEFRTALFTKEQVRQWQHQLATIINVMLTRSECTIGELSSFDYAQQSALLNQPQPSHLVPCFSERLIALSEHQGESIALVAPGAQPDQDTSLTYTQLLQVVRSVSSELRSVAQTGQTVAISCAQSYHCVIAMLAAQFARCAFVVIDPALPQSRREFIARDAQASVMLTDDTNQLALTVLDVQASTDPELGYLVYTSGSTGTPKGVRVTRQALNNHCQAVAGLYQLGAHTKALQFSVLSFDLALEEFFPILYHGGQVVLRPAKDTPSFADLGDLIARYALNHLSLPTGYLHAWMEQLRHADQPLPSEIKLVVTGTEQLQNRTVANWFALANPKTQRFINAYGPSEATISCSAHEVNQLDIHRSPVPIGSALPHSQVYVLDQQGHAVAPYVLGQLYIGGDNLAQGYQNLPEVSAEKFAVHPQLQQRLYATGDQAYYDQQGLLYFKGRIDEQVKFRGYRIELEEISRQLNNITGVTASICVVQQTPQPTLVAYVVSQAQLQQDKLNYVLAQTLPAYMLPEHIIQLDALPLTARGKIDKKALPKADVVNALTQRAAPNSQLEATLLTIWQTVLNKTGLCCETSFFLQGGHSLAALKVLSQITQQLDKELTLKQFFAAPSIAQQAQLLEQQQTEQRMSALQPVSRTEAGTLTHSQQQMYVLDAYAGEAGLYNMPLLVQLDGPLDKTVLISTLQALTTRHEALRTCFVEHQGEARQQVLNTVELPLQTLQLDEAEAKAHFHTLLKQKFDLTKPAYCWVLYQLEDGRHWLGLVIHHILCDGASMDVLIKELTACYYQQLQGNHWQPDHLTVQLLDYAHWQHTEQGQAFLAHSQQYWLDALNGMPHTLDLPLDAPRPARPSFRGSRLELTLPATQSQQLEQQASRAGVSLYTLSLCAFALLLQEQSRQQDFAIGIPVSGRPGHQLDQVVGLFVNSLPIRMTLTPEQTLTELLTQTQERILSGFDNQSLPLQSLVQLLDVDRALNYNPLFQVFFNFLSSSAEQSHPITDTLTLSLPDTPNDTARFDLTLTLVASPAGIKGHLEYSEELFSADTIALLRARYIAIMTQLASSLDGSVEALESTAQSDTLANLPQGTTIAPAQIPDLLAQLAHHTAQHPQQTALICGEAQWSYEALQQAVETRAMQLHQLGVQPGDLIAVSLPRQGDLLISLLAIFHCGAAYLPLDPDYPSERLSFIATDAGVRFVLSDSTESGFSLGADCQLVDINQLDAGTSALTTPEYRPENQAYCIYTSGSTGLPKGVDISRANMNNFLYAMAEKPGCTATDKLLAITPYSFDISVLELFLPLYCGATLVLANDVQSKDGAQLCTLIAQQDITLMQGTPATWRLLYSANWQGKSNLTCLVGGEALPDALAQQLVQDNQALWNMYGPTETTVWSSIKQILPGERVTIGCPIHNTQLYVLNEHNQLARFGAMGQLAIAGQGVAMGYRDRPELNAEKFVTLDIDGQPVDAYLTGDLVRQLGNGELAYLQRLDDQVKLRGYRIELQEIEAVLERQSGVSQCAVVINQTQTEPVLAAFYVAQSALEETQLVTGLSAQLPHFMVPTHLIALDTLPLTPSGKVDKKALGRYQLTQLMPYQAPQSETERTICDLWQNILGQDKVGLSDNFFKLGGNSILAMQLVAGLNEAFGLSSLTIADVLAYQSVSQLSSHIEQVQLSQVDDADLAALLMELEQE, from the coding sequence ATGACAGCCTCAACTCTGAGCCGCGCAGAAAAACTCGCGCGGCTGAAACAACTGCAACAGCAAAAGGCGGGTCTGGCCCTGCTGGGACTGAGCGATAAGCAGCAACGCTTCTGGTTCAGTCATCAGCTGGATGCCACCAGCGGCATGAATAATATTTTTCGTGCCTACCGCTTTGCTGGCAGACCAGATACTGCGGCATTGCAACAAGCAATTGCCGCAGTCATGCAACAACACCCAGCCCTGACCAGTAAATTTGTAATGGTCAAAGACGAGCCCAGACAGTTCAGTCAGCCTCTGGAAAAGGTCCCGTTTGAGCAGGTGCCGGTGAACTCAGCAAGCGAAATGAAACACGCGATTGAAGCCGAGGCAAAAGTGCCGTTTGAGCTCAGTCGTCAGTACCCATGTCGGTTCCGGTTATTCCATAACACTGAGGCCGCAGACGAATACGTGCTGACCTTGTGTTTCCACCATATTGCGCTGGACGGTTATTCCGTGGTGATGGTAGAACGCGCCATTATGGCTCTGTACTCGGGTGCGATAAGTGTACCGACAGAGCCCGCCTACACGCTGACTCAGTTACTCGCCACCCAAAGCGGCGACCGCAGTGCAATGGAACAATACTGGCTGAGCCGCCTTGCAGACACTGAGCATACTTTGTCTCTGGCGCTCAACCCGGCATCACCGGAGCAGGATTTACAGCAAGGCAGTTATGTCAACTTCAGCTTTGATAACGCGCTCAGCAAGCAAATCACTACTTGCTGCCAGCAACTTGCTATCACGCCATGTGTGTTTTTTCTTGCCGCTTATCAGTTGTTACTACATAAGCTGACCGGTCAGCATAATTTTATTGTGGGCATGCCTGAGCTGGCACGTACCAATCAGCAGCAACGCGCTATGGTGGGCAACTTTGCTAACACCTTACTGATCCCGGCAGGCGTGAGCCCAGACACACCGGTTAGCGCTTTTATTTCCCGGTTGCAGCAGCATTTCTATCAGGATCTGCAATGTAACCAGGTCACGGTTGAGCGACTGGTCGATTTGCTCGGGGCAGATCGTGACAGTGGCACGAATCCGCTGTTCCAGGTGATGTTTTCATTTAATAACCTCGGCAGCGGCACGCCATCAAACTCTGAGAAAGCGCCAATTTGGCAGCCCTACCCGGTACAAAGACACTACAGCAAACTGGATGTTACGCTGGAAATTCAGCAAGCCAGTGACACATTTAGCGGCTACTTTGAATTTCGCACGGCGCTGTTTACGAAAGAGCAAGTGCGTCAGTGGCAGCACCAGCTCGCCACTATCATCAATGTGATGCTGACCCGCTCTGAGTGCACTATTGGTGAGCTTAGCAGCTTCGATTATGCACAACAGTCGGCGCTGCTGAATCAGCCTCAGCCATCACATCTGGTGCCCTGCTTCAGTGAGCGACTCATCGCGTTATCTGAGCATCAGGGAGAGTCCATTGCACTGGTTGCGCCCGGCGCACAACCGGATCAGGATACCAGCCTTACTTATACTCAGTTACTTCAGGTGGTGCGCAGCGTCAGCAGTGAGCTGCGCTCTGTTGCACAGACCGGACAGACCGTGGCCATTAGCTGTGCGCAAAGCTACCATTGCGTGATAGCCATGCTGGCGGCCCAGTTTGCCCGTTGTGCCTTCGTTGTCATTGACCCTGCTTTACCTCAGTCCCGGCGCGAGTTTATTGCCCGGGATGCTCAGGCAAGCGTGATGTTAACAGATGACACAAACCAGCTTGCACTGACCGTGCTTGATGTACAGGCGAGCACAGATCCTGAACTGGGTTATCTGGTATATACCTCAGGCTCTACAGGCACGCCCAAAGGGGTGCGCGTAACCAGACAAGCGCTCAACAACCACTGTCAGGCGGTTGCCGGGCTCTATCAACTGGGGGCGCATACCAAAGCGCTGCAATTTTCGGTGTTGTCATTTGATCTGGCACTGGAAGAGTTCTTCCCGATCCTGTATCACGGTGGTCAGGTCGTGCTGCGTCCGGCAAAAGACACCCCCTCTTTTGCCGATTTGGGTGATCTGATTGCACGCTACGCACTCAATCACCTGAGCCTGCCGACGGGCTATTTGCATGCCTGGATGGAGCAACTGCGTCATGCAGATCAGCCGCTGCCAAGTGAGATCAAACTGGTCGTAACCGGCACTGAACAACTGCAAAATCGCACCGTTGCCAACTGGTTCGCGCTGGCCAACCCCAAAACCCAACGTTTTATCAATGCCTACGGGCCGAGTGAAGCCACTATCAGCTGTAGTGCCCACGAAGTCAATCAGCTTGATATTCACCGCTCGCCAGTACCAATTGGCTCTGCGCTACCACACAGCCAGGTCTATGTGCTGGACCAGCAAGGTCATGCGGTTGCACCTTATGTGCTTGGCCAGCTCTATATTGGTGGTGACAACCTGGCGCAAGGTTATCAAAACCTGCCAGAGGTAAGCGCCGAAAAATTTGCTGTCCACCCTCAGCTACAGCAACGTTTGTATGCAACGGGCGACCAGGCATATTACGATCAACAGGGGCTGCTCTATTTCAAAGGCCGCATTGACGAGCAAGTGAAATTCCGGGGCTACCGGATTGAGCTGGAAGAAATCAGCCGTCAGCTAAACAACATCACAGGCGTGACCGCCAGTATTTGCGTTGTGCAGCAAACACCTCAGCCAACCCTGGTAGCGTATGTCGTCAGTCAGGCACAGTTACAGCAAGACAAGCTCAACTATGTGCTGGCTCAGACTTTACCCGCTTATATGCTCCCTGAGCACATTATTCAACTTGATGCGCTGCCGCTGACCGCGCGGGGGAAAATTGATAAAAAAGCCCTGCCTAAAGCCGATGTGGTTAACGCACTGACTCAGCGTGCTGCGCCTAACTCGCAGCTTGAGGCGACGTTGCTGACCATCTGGCAGACGGTACTGAATAAGACCGGGCTCTGTTGTGAAACCAGTTTTTTCCTGCAAGGGGGTCACTCACTGGCAGCACTTAAAGTGCTCAGTCAGATCACGCAGCAGTTAGATAAAGAGCTCACGCTGAAGCAGTTTTTCGCAGCGCCAAGTATCGCACAGCAAGCGCAATTGCTGGAGCAGCAGCAAACAGAGCAGCGCATGAGTGCACTGCAACCGGTTTCTCGCACAGAGGCAGGCACCCTGACTCACAGCCAGCAACAGATGTATGTGCTGGATGCATATGCAGGTGAAGCCGGACTGTACAATATGCCGCTGTTAGTGCAGCTTGATGGCCCGCTGGATAAAACCGTGCTCATCAGCACACTGCAAGCCCTGACCACCAGACATGAAGCACTGCGCACCTGCTTTGTTGAGCATCAGGGTGAAGCCCGCCAGCAAGTGCTCAACACCGTTGAGCTGCCTTTACAAACGCTGCAACTGGATGAGGCAGAGGCAAAAGCGCACTTTCATACTCTGCTCAAGCAAAAGTTCGATTTGACCAAACCAGCCTACTGCTGGGTCTTGTATCAGCTAGAGGATGGCCGTCACTGGCTGGGGTTAGTGATCCACCATATTCTCTGCGATGGCGCCTCGATGGATGTGCTGATCAAAGAGCTGACCGCCTGTTATTATCAGCAGCTTCAGGGCAATCACTGGCAGCCAGATCATCTGACGGTGCAATTACTGGATTACGCCCACTGGCAGCACACAGAGCAAGGCCAGGCATTTTTAGCACACAGCCAGCAATACTGGCTCGATGCGTTAAACGGTATGCCTCATACTCTGGACTTGCCGCTCGATGCACCTCGTCCGGCCCGCCCCAGCTTCCGGGGAAGCCGTCTTGAGTTGACGCTGCCAGCGACGCAAAGTCAGCAGCTGGAACAGCAGGCAAGCCGCGCTGGTGTCTCTTTATATACCTTGTCTCTGTGCGCCTTTGCACTGTTATTGCAAGAGCAATCGAGACAGCAGGATTTCGCCATTGGCATTCCGGTTTCCGGACGCCCGGGCCATCAGCTGGATCAGGTTGTGGGATTATTTGTTAATTCCCTGCCAATTCGCATGACACTGACGCCTGAGCAAACTCTGACTGAGCTGCTAACACAAACGCAGGAACGCATCTTGTCTGGGTTTGACAACCAGAGCCTGCCGTTGCAATCGTTAGTCCAGTTACTGGACGTCGACCGGGCTTTAAATTACAACCCGCTATTTCAGGTATTCTTTAACTTTTTAAGCAGCAGCGCAGAGCAGTCACACCCCATCACGGATACGCTGACATTGTCTTTGCCGGATACGCCCAATGACACCGCGAGATTTGACCTGACCTTAACTCTGGTCGCCTCTCCTGCGGGGATAAAAGGGCACCTGGAATACAGCGAAGAGTTATTCTCTGCCGATACTATCGCTTTGCTGCGTGCACGCTATATTGCAATTATGACGCAGCTGGCGAGCAGCCTTGACGGCTCGGTAGAGGCATTAGAAAGCACAGCTCAGTCAGACACTTTGGCAAATCTGCCGCAAGGAACAACCATTGCCCCTGCACAGATCCCTGACTTACTGGCACAGCTGGCGCACCACACCGCGCAGCACCCGCAGCAGACGGCGCTTATCTGTGGCGAAGCACAATGGAGCTATGAAGCACTGCAGCAGGCGGTTGAAACGCGTGCCATGCAACTCCACCAGCTTGGCGTACAACCGGGCGACCTTATCGCGGTCTCACTGCCACGCCAGGGAGACTTACTGATCAGCCTGCTTGCCATTTTTCATTGTGGTGCAGCCTATCTGCCACTGGACCCCGACTACCCCAGCGAACGCCTGAGCTTTATTGCAACGGATGCGGGGGTCAGATTTGTACTCAGCGATAGCACAGAGTCCGGCTTTAGCCTTGGCGCAGACTGCCAGCTTGTTGACATCAATCAGCTCGATGCGGGCACCAGTGCATTAACAACACCTGAGTATCGCCCTGAAAATCAGGCCTACTGTATCTACACTTCGGGTTCAACGGGTCTGCCCAAGGGGGTTGATATCAGCCGTGCCAACATGAATAACTTCTTGTACGCAATGGCTGAAAAACCGGGTTGCACCGCCACAGACAAGCTGCTGGCCATTACCCCCTACTCCTTCGATATTTCTGTGCTGGAGCTTTTCTTGCCACTGTACTGTGGTGCCACTTTGGTACTGGCGAACGATGTACAAAGCAAAGATGGCGCACAACTTTGTACCCTGATTGCACAGCAGGATATTACCCTGATGCAGGGCACGCCCGCCACCTGGCGTCTGCTGTATAGCGCAAACTGGCAAGGCAAATCTAACCTCACTTGTCTGGTTGGTGGTGAAGCTCTGCCCGATGCACTGGCACAACAATTAGTACAGGATAATCAGGCACTGTGGAACATGTACGGCCCGACAGAAACCACCGTCTGGTCCAGCATCAAACAGATCCTGCCCGGTGAGCGCGTGACCATAGGTTGCCCGATCCACAATACCCAGTTGTATGTGCTGAATGAGCATAATCAGCTGGCACGCTTTGGTGCAATGGGACAACTGGCTATCGCGGGCCAGGGTGTGGCCATGGGTTACCGTGACCGCCCTGAGTTGAATGCCGAAAAGTTCGTTACCCTGGATATTGACGGCCAACCTGTCGATGCCTATCTGACCGGAGATTTAGTTCGTCAGCTTGGCAATGGTGAACTGGCTTACCTGCAGCGCCTGGATGATCAAGTGAAGCTGCGTGGCTACCGTATCGAGCTTCAGGAAATTGAAGCGGTACTTGAACGGCAAAGCGGTGTCAGTCAGTGTGCTGTGGTCATCAACCAGACCCAGACCGAGCCTGTGCTGGCGGCGTTCTATGTCGCCCAGAGCGCACTGGAAGAGACGCAGCTGGTCACCGGTTTATCAGCTCAGCTCCCTCACTTTATGGTGCCGACTCATCTGATAGCACTGGACACTCTGCCACTGACGCCCAGCGGTAAAGTCGATAAAAAGGCACTGGGTCGCTATCAGCTCACCCAGTTAATGCCCTACCAGGCACCACAAAGTGAAACAGAGCGAACCATTTGTGACTTATGGCAGAACATTCTCGGCCAGGACAAAGTCGGGCTCAGTGACAACTTCTTTAAACTCGGGGGCAACTCTATTTTGGCCATGCAACTGGTCGCAGGACTGAACGAAGCATTTGGCCTGAGCAGCCTGACGATTGCCGATGTACTGGCCTATCAGAGCGTAAGCCAGCTCAGCAGTCACATTGAGCAAGTACAGTTAAGTCAGGTGGATGACGCCGATTTAGCTGCATTACTGATGGAACTAGAACAAGAATAA